A portion of the Tindallia magadiensis genome contains these proteins:
- a CDS encoding 4Fe-4S dicluster domain-containing protein, with translation MRIPQKTAASQQREELADIIKKDVRDCYQCMKCSSGCPFAKEMDYMPHQMMWLTNLGLYEKVLNSKSLWICASCLACSSRCPRDIEPAKVMEGFRAMVLRERGRTNVSAEIPTGVPRQAVIANMRKFRR, from the coding sequence ATGCGCATTCCGCAGAAAACAGCAGCCAGTCAACAGCGTGAAGAACTGGCCGATATTATCAAAAAAGATGTCAGAGATTGTTATCAATGCATGAAATGTAGTTCTGGATGTCCTTTTGCAAAGGAAATGGACTATATGCCTCATCAAATGATGTGGCTCACTAATTTAGGATTATATGAAAAAGTTCTAAACAGTAAATCATTGTGGATTTGTGCTTCTTGCCTGGCGTGTTCCAGCAGATGTCCCCGGGATATTGAACCGGCAAAAGTAATGGAAGGTTTCCGCGCCATGGTTTTACGAGAACGAGGCCGAACTAATGTTTCGGCGGAAATACCGACAGGAGTACCACGGCAGGCAGTTATTGCCAATATGAGAAAGTTTAGACGTTAA
- a CDS encoding CoB--CoM heterodisulfide reductase iron-sulfur subunit B family protein — protein sequence MLGYYPGCTVRAQKEDGFEQESLAILAALGIEAKELKEWECCGAVYPLAQDEYVGLLASVRALVQTEEEQQEGLLTLCSACYHVLKRVNYRMKNDEEAQKRVGNYLETEYQGQTKVLHLMEVLRDYVGMKKLKEMVTKPLEGEKIASYYGCLFLRPQKEINLVDGENPQLMEEIVRALGAETVTYPYSTDCCGSYHTCQEEGVSRQMSLKLVESAKRAGATQMITACPLCKYNLEKCQEKIEAADRLPINYMTVPIVEAMGGMEALERKGEAYAHSAENSSQSTA from the coding sequence ATGCTAGGATACTATCCCGGCTGTACCGTAAGAGCACAAAAAGAAGACGGTTTTGAACAAGAATCACTGGCAATCCTTGCAGCTCTAGGCATTGAAGCAAAAGAGCTAAAAGAGTGGGAATGTTGTGGTGCTGTTTATCCGTTAGCTCAGGACGAATATGTAGGGTTGCTGGCTTCCGTGAGGGCTCTGGTTCAAACAGAAGAAGAGCAACAGGAAGGGCTGCTGACCTTATGCAGTGCCTGCTACCATGTGCTGAAACGTGTCAATTACCGGATGAAAAATGACGAAGAAGCTCAAAAACGAGTTGGCAATTACCTGGAAACGGAATATCAGGGACAGACAAAAGTGCTTCACTTAATGGAAGTTCTTCGGGACTATGTAGGAATGAAAAAATTAAAAGAAATGGTAACAAAACCTTTAGAAGGTGAAAAAATTGCCAGTTATTATGGCTGCTTGTTTTTAAGACCACAAAAGGAAATAAATTTAGTTGATGGTGAAAATCCTCAACTAATGGAAGAAATTGTTCGTGCCTTAGGGGCCGAAACCGTTACTTATCCCTATAGCACTGACTGTTGTGGTTCTTATCATACCTGTCAGGAAGAAGGTGTCAGTCGGCAAATGAGCCTCAAGCTCGTAGAATCGGCTAAAAGAGCAGGTGCCACCCAGATGATCACAGCTTGTCCTTTATGCAAATACAATCTTGAAAAATGTCAAGAGAAAATAGAAGCAGCAGATCGATTGCCAATCAACTATATGACAGTACCCATCGTAGAAGCAATGGGCGGTATGGAAGCCCTTGAGAGAAAGGGGGAGGCATATGCGCATTCCGCAGAAAACAGCAGCCAGTCAACAGCGTGA
- a CDS encoding FAD-binding protein: protein MSYTPELRELIKKVEATRPQRLGHDYPRMTPEEKQDVLRNHHPDYIQEQFREALVGPNKGERFPHELADVLEAYAIADKSRFDIKRPDRQVDVLVIGGGGGGAAASLMAHEAGADVMMATKLRFGDANTVMAQGGIQAADKPTDSPATHYLDVMGGGHYTNIPELVKALVSDAPDVISWLENLGCMFDKDTDGTMKTKHGGGTSRMRMHSARDYTGAEIMRTLRDEVICRDINVVEFCAAVELLKDHQGKVGGAVLYNMETEEYMVVKAKTVILATGGLGRLHTQNFPTSNHYGATADGLVLAYRAGAKLAFMDTVQYHPTGASFPEQVEGFLITEKVRGLGATPINIHGEKFVYHLETRDVEASAIIRECDRGNGIKAPSGMLGVWLDSPMIEELHGEGTIEKELPAMYRQFARFGVDIRKDPILVYPTLHYQNGGVLINDQAESTVENLFVAGEVSGGIHGRNRLMGNSLLDILVMGRRAGRNAAARAMEMNGASTELNDEHVDAFEKELKEAGIEKKLLSPILIPLPENRNPRLKG from the coding sequence ATGAGTTATACACCTGAGTTACGAGAACTGATCAAAAAAGTAGAAGCCACCAGGCCACAACGCCTGGGACATGATTACCCTAGAATGACACCGGAAGAAAAACAGGATGTATTAAGAAATCATCATCCGGATTATATTCAGGAGCAATTTCGAGAAGCATTAGTTGGACCAAATAAAGGAGAACGATTTCCGCATGAATTGGCAGACGTTTTAGAAGCCTATGCCATAGCGGATAAAAGCAGATTTGATATAAAACGACCGGATCGTCAAGTGGATGTATTGGTTATTGGTGGCGGCGGTGGTGGTGCGGCGGCTTCCTTAATGGCTCACGAAGCCGGAGCCGATGTAATGATGGCTACCAAACTGCGTTTTGGAGATGCCAACACGGTAATGGCTCAAGGTGGTATTCAGGCAGCAGATAAACCAACAGATTCACCAGCTACTCATTATTTAGATGTGATGGGTGGTGGTCACTATACAAATATTCCAGAACTGGTCAAAGCGTTGGTAAGTGATGCGCCAGATGTTATTAGCTGGTTAGAAAATCTGGGATGTATGTTTGATAAAGATACCGATGGAACCATGAAAACCAAGCATGGTGGTGGTACCTCTAGAATGAGAATGCATTCAGCAAGAGATTACACCGGAGCTGAAATCATGCGAACCCTACGGGATGAAGTGATCTGTAGAGACATTAATGTGGTGGAATTTTGTGCCGCGGTGGAGCTCTTGAAGGATCATCAGGGCAAAGTTGGCGGTGCGGTTCTTTATAATATGGAAACAGAAGAATACATGGTTGTAAAAGCAAAGACCGTTATTTTAGCTACAGGTGGGTTGGGAAGACTGCATACACAAAATTTCCCAACATCCAATCATTACGGAGCAACGGCTGATGGGCTTGTACTGGCCTACAGAGCGGGAGCTAAATTAGCTTTTATGGATACGGTGCAATACCATCCAACAGGAGCTTCTTTTCCAGAGCAGGTAGAAGGCTTTCTTATCACTGAAAAAGTTCGTGGACTAGGAGCTACGCCTATTAATATTCATGGTGAAAAGTTTGTTTATCATTTGGAAACTCGTGATGTTGAAGCATCAGCAATTATAAGAGAATGTGACCGAGGGAATGGAATAAAAGCTCCTTCTGGCATGCTGGGAGTATGGTTGGATTCTCCTATGATTGAGGAATTGCACGGAGAAGGCACTATAGAAAAAGAGTTGCCTGCTATGTATCGTCAGTTTGCCAGGTTTGGTGTCGATATTCGTAAAGACCCAATTTTAGTATATCCTACGCTGCACTATCAAAATGGTGGTGTGCTGATTAATGATCAGGCAGAAAGCACAGTAGAGAACTTGTTTGTTGCAGGAGAAGTCTCTGGTGGAATTCATGGACGGAACCGACTAATGGGGAACTCCTTGCTAGATATTTTAGTGATGGGAAGAAGGGCAGGTCGCAATGCGGCAGCTAGAGCGATGGAAATGAACGGTGCATCCACAGAACTAAATGACGAACATGTAGATGCCTTTGAAAAAGAATTGAAAGAAGCAGGCATTGAAAAGAAATTATTATCACCGATTCTTATTCCACTACCAGAAAACCGGAATCCAAGACTGAAGGGTTAA
- a CDS encoding 4Fe-4S dicluster domain-containing protein, which yields MAKEVKGQEKNQSQNMVDIYIMGKKYTVPDSLTIMKGFEYAGYTLIRGCGCRAGFCGACSTVYRVAGDHELKVGLACQTKVENDMYLTQIPFYPAHKVQYQLDELQGDADQLAEIFPEITKCVGCNACSNVCPQDIKVMKYIAHSIRGEISKAADESFDCLMCGLCATKCPANILQYKVALLSRRLHSRYLVPKAEDLQERIKEIKDGKYEEALQDLMNASKEALADQYDNRNIE from the coding sequence GTGGCGAAAGAGGTTAAAGGTCAAGAAAAAAATCAAAGTCAAAACATGGTAGATATTTATATCATGGGAAAAAAGTATACGGTGCCAGATTCGTTAACGATTATGAAAGGATTTGAGTATGCGGGTTATACGCTTATCCGGGGATGTGGATGTCGTGCCGGATTTTGTGGTGCCTGTTCCACTGTATATAGAGTAGCGGGGGACCATGAGTTAAAAGTAGGGTTAGCTTGTCAGACAAAAGTGGAAAATGATATGTACCTAACTCAAATTCCATTTTATCCAGCACACAAAGTACAGTATCAATTAGATGAGTTGCAGGGTGATGCCGATCAGTTGGCAGAAATTTTTCCTGAAATTACAAAATGCGTAGGATGTAATGCTTGTAGCAATGTTTGTCCTCAAGATATTAAAGTAATGAAATATATTGCTCACTCTATTCGGGGCGAAATATCAAAAGCAGCGGATGAGTCTTTTGACTGCTTAATGTGTGGGTTGTGTGCAACAAAATGTCCGGCTAATATTCTTCAGTATAAGGTGGCTCTGCTGAGCCGGAGACTTCATAGCCGTTATTTAGTTCCAAAAGCTGAGGATTTACAGGAACGGATCAAGGAAATAAAAGATGGTAAGTATGAGGAAGCACTGCAAGATTTGATGAATGCCAGCAAAGAAGCATTAGCAGATCAATACGATAATCGTAATATAGAATAA
- the ttdB gene encoding L(+)-tartrate dehydratase subunit beta codes for MKKILSTPLTEEMVEELTIGDVFYLNGQIVTSRDMAHQHFLLKKNEMPADLKNGAVFHAGPIVKQDDKGQYQMISVGPTTSMRMETLAKEFMESTGIRLMVGKGGMGEKTTEACQRNKVIHCMIPGGCAVSIAHQIIAIEKVEWLELGMPEALWFCRVKEFGPLVVTIDTKGNNLFANNRLLYQKRKEEALANLKNQVSFLSDDYHR; via the coding sequence ATGAAAAAGATACTTAGCACACCATTAACAGAAGAAATGGTGGAAGAATTAACCATTGGTGATGTTTTTTACTTGAATGGACAAATTGTAACCAGTCGGGATATGGCGCATCAACACTTTTTACTAAAAAAGAATGAAATGCCGGCAGATCTGAAAAATGGAGCTGTGTTTCATGCTGGACCTATTGTCAAGCAAGATGATAAGGGACAATATCAGATGATTTCTGTTGGTCCGACAACCAGTATGAGAATGGAAACACTGGCAAAAGAATTTATGGAATCCACAGGGATCCGCTTAATGGTAGGAAAAGGTGGCATGGGAGAGAAAACAACGGAAGCCTGTCAACGGAATAAAGTGATTCATTGTATGATTCCTGGTGGTTGTGCCGTTTCTATAGCTCATCAAATAATAGCAATCGAAAAAGTGGAATGGCTAGAACTTGGTATGCCTGAAGCACTATGGTTTTGCAGGGTAAAGGAATTTGGTCCTTTGGTCGTGACGATTGATACCAAAGGAAACAATTTGTTTGCCAATAATAGACTGCTTTATCAAAAAAGAAAAGAAGAAGCCTTAGCAAATTTGAAAAACCAGGTCTCATTTTTATCCGATGACTACCACCGCTAA
- the ttdA gene encoding L(+)-tartrate dehydratase subunit alpha encodes MTNSKMIYEMTEIMTRFISMTGKRLPDDVLKKLIELRELEDQKMAKEMYRSMFENLEKAIELDRPICQDTGLINFFLKVGSKYPYQYQLKQILREAVKKATKEAPLRSNAISIFDEENSGDNTGERTPFLHWDIQDESDEVEIQLYMTGGGSSMPGRATTLMPSEGYEGMVKFVYDTIVEKGINACPPLLVGVGIAGSMENAALLSKKAILRPLGSENQNPKAAEMEKAMEQGINHIGFGPQGLSGKTSVMGVHLETATRHPATISVAVSVGCWVHRKGLIRFKKDGAYEILSHKGVLL; translated from the coding sequence ATGACCAACTCCAAAATGATTTATGAAATGACTGAAATAATGACCCGGTTTATTTCAATGACTGGCAAACGTCTGCCGGATGATGTCCTGAAAAAATTGATAGAACTGAGAGAATTGGAAGATCAGAAAATGGCCAAGGAAATGTATCGTTCTATGTTTGAGAACTTGGAAAAAGCCATTGAACTGGATAGGCCAATATGTCAGGATACCGGACTTATTAATTTCTTTCTAAAGGTTGGTTCAAAATATCCGTATCAGTATCAGCTAAAACAGATATTAAGAGAAGCAGTAAAAAAAGCAACAAAAGAAGCACCCCTAAGATCCAACGCTATTTCCATTTTTGATGAAGAAAACTCTGGTGATAATACAGGAGAAAGAACTCCTTTTTTACATTGGGATATTCAAGATGAAAGTGATGAAGTGGAAATTCAGTTGTATATGACTGGCGGTGGAAGTAGTATGCCAGGAAGAGCAACTACCCTAATGCCTTCGGAGGGTTATGAGGGTATGGTGAAATTTGTATATGACACAATTGTTGAAAAAGGAATTAATGCCTGCCCACCATTACTTGTAGGGGTTGGAATAGCAGGATCTATGGAAAATGCAGCCTTACTCTCGAAAAAAGCGATTCTTCGCCCTTTGGGGAGCGAAAATCAAAACCCAAAAGCGGCAGAAATGGAAAAAGCGATGGAACAAGGTATTAATCATATAGGTTTTGGACCACAAGGACTATCAGGTAAAACCTCTGTTATGGGTGTTCATCTGGAAACTGCAACAAGGCATCCGGCAACAATTTCGGTGGCTGTAAGTGTTGGCTGTTGGGTTCATCGCAAAGGATTAATACGCTTCAAAAAAGATGGCGCTTATGAGATCTTGTCCCACAAAGGGGTCTTGCTATGA
- a CDS encoding GntR family transcriptional regulator: MVNQIKIMPIRERVASELRKAILTEAFPPGTELTQHKIAEMLGVSRMPVREAIQMLASEGLIEMRPNRSAVVQQVPDAFIREHFDIRIILECETVERACLRINDFKPLKNIHERHRKAVESGLLEDIQHTNQSFHLLLWEASGNVKLKNMLMQLWNGVTISRPGSSILHLHDEHDKIFEAVINRNIQAARDAMKRHLERGMQDILNRQIYRTK; the protein is encoded by the coding sequence ATGGTTAATCAAATTAAAATAATGCCTATTCGTGAACGTGTTGCATCCGAATTGCGTAAAGCTATTCTTACAGAAGCATTTCCTCCTGGCACTGAGTTAACACAACATAAAATTGCAGAAATGTTAGGTGTGTCAAGAATGCCTGTAAGAGAAGCTATTCAAATGCTTGCTTCAGAAGGACTTATCGAAATGCGCCCTAATCGGAGTGCAGTTGTCCAGCAGGTTCCTGATGCTTTTATTCGTGAACATTTTGACATTCGGATCATATTGGAATGCGAAACTGTCGAAAGGGCTTGTTTACGTATAAATGATTTTAAGCCACTAAAAAACATCCATGAACGCCATCGAAAGGCTGTTGAATCTGGTCTTTTAGAAGATATTCAGCATACTAATCAATCTTTCCATCTACTTCTTTGGGAAGCTTCTGGTAATGTCAAACTCAAAAACATGCTCATGCAACTTTGGAATGGAGTTACCATTAGCCGACCTGGCAGTAGTATTCTTCATTTACATGACGAGCATGATAAAATTTTTGAAGCAGTGATCAATCGAAATATCCAAGCTGCCCGCGATGCTATGAAAAGACATTTGGAGCGTGGGATGCAAGATATTCTCAACCGACAAATTTATCGAACAAAGTAA
- a CDS encoding acetyl-CoA hydrolase/transferase family protein, protein MEERVKCKSLRSKITSAKEAAGMIKNGMTLGTSGFTPTGYPKAVPEALVKMVEKEEDFKINLYTGASVGQSLDGLFAEAGIISKRMPYQTNNSMRKALNSCDVHYADIHLSHFSQQVRYGFYGKIDVALVEAAQITEEGYIVPTTSIGASPVFCSEAEHIIVEINTKKPLGLCGIHDIYQPEDPPNRQPIPLVNPVDRIGKPYIEVDPSKIKAIVITDLEDDPIGFAPVDENSRQIAKNLIDFFEKEVEVGRLPEKLLPLQSGVGSVANAVLKGISDSRFKDLIFYSEVIQDNVLDLLDEGTFKFASGTSLTLSPEGFERFYQKFDEYRSKILLRPMEISNNPEVIRRIGSIAMNTAIEADIFGNVNSTHIMGSKMMNGIGGSGDFTRASYLSIFTTPSIAKDGDISSIVPMVSHVDHTEHDVNIIVTEQGLADLRGLSPVQRAEAIIENCAHPDYQKPLEEYLNKAKAGSCHTPHTLGDSLSWHEKFVQTKKMR, encoded by the coding sequence GTGGAAGAAAGAGTGAAATGCAAGAGTCTTCGCAGCAAAATTACGTCAGCAAAAGAAGCGGCAGGAATGATCAAAAACGGTATGACATTGGGTACTAGTGGCTTCACTCCAACTGGTTATCCCAAAGCAGTTCCAGAAGCTCTGGTGAAGATGGTTGAAAAGGAAGAGGATTTTAAGATCAACTTATATACGGGTGCATCTGTAGGACAAAGCCTTGATGGTCTTTTTGCAGAAGCAGGTATTATAAGCAAACGAATGCCTTATCAAACCAATAACTCAATGAGAAAAGCTTTGAATAGCTGTGATGTTCATTACGCTGACATTCATCTTAGCCACTTTTCTCAGCAAGTTCGTTATGGTTTTTATGGAAAAATTGATGTAGCTTTAGTGGAAGCGGCACAAATTACAGAAGAGGGTTATATTGTTCCGACTACTTCTATTGGAGCCAGCCCTGTTTTTTGCAGTGAGGCAGAGCATATTATTGTCGAGATTAATACCAAAAAACCTTTAGGGTTATGTGGTATTCATGATATCTACCAGCCGGAAGATCCGCCAAACAGACAACCAATACCATTGGTAAATCCTGTAGATCGAATTGGAAAGCCTTATATTGAAGTGGATCCTAGTAAAATAAAAGCCATTGTGATAACAGACTTGGAAGATGATCCTATCGGGTTTGCACCTGTTGACGAGAATAGTCGTCAAATTGCAAAAAATCTAATAGACTTCTTTGAAAAGGAAGTTGAAGTAGGGCGTTTGCCGGAAAAACTATTACCACTTCAATCTGGTGTCGGCAGCGTGGCGAATGCAGTGTTGAAAGGAATTTCTGATTCTCGATTCAAAGACCTAATCTTTTACTCGGAAGTAATTCAAGATAATGTGCTAGATTTACTGGACGAAGGGACGTTTAAGTTTGCTTCCGGAACATCTTTAACCCTTTCTCCTGAAGGTTTTGAGCGTTTTTATCAAAAATTTGATGAATATAGGAGTAAAATATTGCTTCGTCCTATGGAAATTAGTAACAATCCAGAGGTAATTAGAAGAATTGGCTCTATTGCAATGAATACGGCGATCGAAGCGGATATTTTTGGAAATGTAAATTCAACTCACATTATGGGTTCTAAAATGATGAATGGCATTGGCGGCTCAGGCGATTTTACAAGAGCTAGCTATTTAAGTATTTTCACAACACCTTCTATAGCAAAAGATGGCGATATATCTTCGATTGTACCAATGGTATCTCATGTAGATCATACAGAACATGACGTGAATATCATTGTTACAGAACAAGGACTTGCTGATCTTCGTGGCCTGAGTCCGGTTCAGCGGGCAGAAGCAATTATTGAAAACTGTGCTCACCCAGATTATCAAAAGCCTTTGGAAGAATACCTTAATAAAGCTAAAGCAGGATCCTGTCATACTCCGCACACCCTTGGTGATTCTCTTAGCTGGCATGAAAAATTTGTTCAAACAAAAAAAATGCGATAA
- a CDS encoding DUF3870 domain-containing protein: MVKLKEKEIFISGYAKPPENTTASQLYKIIAVGLRVERKTGIIVEADSSMITDVSKSFVKNALEGKNLVQIEEIEEMFHDNYFGSAKKALITAIKNCHLRYCAVIDNQMMEPEDD; the protein is encoded by the coding sequence GTGGTTAAACTGAAAGAAAAAGAGATTTTTATCAGTGGCTATGCAAAACCTCCCGAAAACACTACAGCCTCTCAATTATATAAAATAATAGCCGTTGGCTTAAGGGTTGAGCGTAAAACCGGTATTATTGTAGAAGCTGATTCATCGATGATTACGGATGTTTCTAAATCTTTTGTGAAGAATGCGTTAGAGGGAAAAAATTTAGTCCAAATTGAAGAGATTGAAGAAATGTTTCACGATAATTATTTTGGATCGGCGAAAAAAGCATTAATAACGGCTATAAAGAACTGCCATTTAAGGTATTGTGCCGTTATAGATAACCAGATGATGGAACCTGAGGATGATTAA
- a CDS encoding sodium:solute symporter family transporter — translation MKTLYTASIQLVERDYIEVFQSANWILAVLGLFILFILYMGFRYAGRIEESDDLALAGRNLTLPFLVPSICATWICAGAMMGAAGEAYIGGFQAIIFDPFAPVLMMFLIGFFFAYRLRKSGYSTVVDFMNERYGEKMGMLYLVVQMLAAIGWLGGQLVALGVIVFLTTGFSMAGAIILASLVMIVVTYFGGLWALSRVDVVAMMLMVIGLFVMLPITIGEIGGWNTFFAEAENWLELPTFAMVPVAAEDGGYLWYTGILGLAFYVSAWAALGLGDVPSQVILQRVLAAKDEKVAAKGFIIGGLLYLVLGMIPVFIGIAMFTWGLDLPLDTVEMVLPWVADNFLPPWAGTLFVVALAGAIISTVGNTTLISATMAGHNLYKYFRPEASKKDELRAVRIAIPLTMTISLGIALYFETVYRLIVFSGSLQLCTVFAPFVFGFFWKKANAKGAIASFFSGLVSWVVFFVLVFPYTREANYEEEIIEAGLAMDWAIWDGLYISMVPAAMVSIIVMIIVSKATYQSDSKA, via the coding sequence ATGAAAACACTTTACACAGCATCAATTCAGTTGGTTGAACGGGACTATATTGAAGTGTTCCAGTCAGCAAACTGGATCTTGGCAGTTCTTGGACTTTTTATTCTTTTTATTCTTTACATGGGCTTTCGCTATGCGGGTCGAATTGAAGAATCAGATGACTTGGCATTAGCAGGAAGGAACCTGACATTACCCTTTCTTGTGCCATCCATTTGTGCTACATGGATTTGTGCTGGAGCGATGATGGGAGCAGCTGGAGAAGCCTATATTGGAGGTTTTCAGGCGATTATTTTTGATCCCTTTGCTCCTGTTTTAATGATGTTTCTGATTGGTTTTTTCTTTGCTTACCGATTAAGAAAATCAGGTTATAGCACGGTGGTAGACTTTATGAATGAGCGGTATGGTGAAAAAATGGGGATGCTATACCTCGTTGTGCAGATGTTGGCGGCTATTGGATGGTTAGGAGGTCAGTTAGTTGCTTTAGGCGTTATTGTTTTTTTAACCACAGGATTTAGTATGGCAGGCGCTATTATACTAGCTTCTTTGGTGATGATTGTTGTTACTTATTTTGGTGGACTTTGGGCGCTGTCACGTGTGGATGTTGTTGCAATGATGTTGATGGTAATAGGATTGTTTGTCATGCTCCCTATTACGATTGGTGAAATAGGTGGATGGAACACGTTTTTTGCTGAAGCAGAAAACTGGTTGGAATTACCTACCTTTGCCATGGTGCCAGTAGCAGCAGAAGATGGTGGTTATTTATGGTACACGGGAATACTTGGTCTTGCCTTTTATGTTTCCGCTTGGGCTGCTTTAGGTCTTGGAGATGTACCCAGTCAGGTTATTTTACAACGAGTATTAGCCGCCAAGGATGAAAAAGTTGCAGCAAAAGGATTTATTATCGGTGGATTACTGTACCTTGTACTAGGGATGATTCCTGTTTTTATTGGAATTGCCATGTTTACCTGGGGGCTTGATTTACCCCTTGATACTGTGGAAATGGTCCTTCCTTGGGTTGCTGATAATTTTCTGCCTCCTTGGGCAGGAACCCTGTTTGTGGTTGCTTTAGCAGGTGCTATTATTAGCACGGTGGGAAACACTACGCTGATTTCTGCAACAATGGCTGGACATAATTTATACAAATATTTTCGACCAGAAGCATCAAAAAAAGATGAATTACGGGCTGTTCGAATAGCTATCCCGCTGACAATGACCATTTCTTTAGGGATTGCCCTTTATTTTGAAACAGTGTACAGACTGATTGTGTTTTCTGGTTCATTGCAGCTTTGCACCGTATTTGCACCATTTGTTTTCGGCTTTTTCTGGAAGAAAGCTAATGCAAAAGGGGCGATAGCCTCCTTCTTTTCAGGCCTGGTATCCTGGGTAGTATTTTTCGTGCTGGTATTCCCTTACACAAGAGAAGCCAATTACGAAGAAGAAATAATAGAAGCTGGTCTGGCGATGGACTGGGCTATTTGGGATGGTCTATATATTTCTATGGTACCTGCAGCGATGGTTTCTATCATAGTAATGATAATTGTTTCAAAAGCAACCTATCAATCAGACTCGAAAGCGTAG
- a CDS encoding deoxyribonuclease IV: protein MLTIGCHLSIAKGFYHAAREAVGIGANTFQFFTRNPRGGKAKEIDQKDIEKLKALMKENDFGPLFAHASYTMNLCSNKKETREFSKMIFKDDLKRLNQIPESYYIFHPGSHVGQGAEKGIEMIIEAMNESIPEDGTATILLEGMSGKGTEIGGRLEELKQIIDGVKHNKKVGICLDSCHLYSAGYDLVKDLDGVLQKVDKVVGLKRLKAFHLNDSKVDFRSHKDRHEKIGNGTLGEKTIVQIVNHPQLKNIPFNLETPNELEGYQQEIELLKANYSNV, encoded by the coding sequence ATGTTAACAATAGGATGTCATTTATCGATTGCAAAAGGATTTTATCATGCCGCCAGGGAAGCGGTAGGCATTGGTGCCAATACCTTTCAATTCTTTACTCGAAATCCCAGAGGAGGAAAAGCAAAAGAAATTGATCAGAAGGATATTGAAAAATTAAAAGCATTAATGAAGGAAAACGACTTTGGTCCATTATTTGCACATGCTTCGTATACCATGAATTTATGTTCAAACAAAAAAGAAACCCGAGAGTTTTCTAAAATGATATTCAAAGATGATTTAAAGCGATTAAATCAAATACCCGAAAGTTACTATATTTTTCATCCTGGCTCCCATGTAGGACAAGGCGCTGAAAAAGGTATAGAGATGATCATAGAAGCAATGAACGAATCAATACCAGAAGATGGGACAGCAACTATTCTTCTAGAGGGAATGTCAGGAAAAGGAACAGAAATAGGTGGTAGACTGGAAGAATTAAAACAAATTATAGACGGTGTGAAACACAATAAAAAAGTAGGGATATGTTTGGATAGCTGTCACTTGTATTCTGCTGGATATGATTTAGTGAAGGACTTGGACGGTGTTTTGCAGAAAGTTGATAAGGTGGTTGGATTAAAAAGGCTAAAAGCTTTCCACCTAAACGATAGTAAAGTTGATTTTCGTTCACATAAAGATCGTCATGAAAAGATTGGTAACGGAACCTTAGGAGAAAAAACCATTGTTCAAATCGTGAATCATCCACAATTAAAAAACATTCCCTTTAATTTAGAAACACCGAACGAGTTGGAAGGGTATCAGCAGGAAATCGAACTACTGAAAGCAAACTACAGTAACGTTTAA
- a CDS encoding DJ-1/PfpI family protein has translation MRNVGIYVFEKVEVLDFAGPYEVFSVTSELNQYELFNVFTIAERAGEIKTVNGLKIIADYSIDQHPNIDILVIPGGEGTRLQVDNEKVLDWIRHIQPQTEMTMSVCSGAVVLGKLGLLDGLESVTHHQVLHLLKKSAPNTIINENKRMIDHGHIATCGGISAGIDLSLHVVKKFHGNQISEKTQSYMEYGEWKNEPSRD, from the coding sequence ATGCGAAACGTAGGTATTTACGTTTTTGAAAAGGTGGAAGTTTTGGATTTTGCTGGTCCTTATGAAGTCTTTTCGGTTACATCAGAATTGAACCAATACGAGTTATTCAATGTATTTACGATTGCTGAAAGAGCTGGTGAAATCAAAACCGTTAATGGTTTGAAAATAATAGCAGATTACTCTATTGACCAGCATCCCAATATTGATATATTGGTGATACCGGGTGGTGAAGGAACCAGGTTACAGGTGGATAATGAAAAAGTGCTGGATTGGATACGTCATATTCAGCCACAAACAGAAATGACAATGTCTGTTTGTAGTGGCGCTGTTGTATTGGGAAAACTAGGGTTGTTGGATGGGTTAGAGTCTGTTACTCATCATCAGGTATTACACTTACTAAAAAAAAGTGCGCCAAATACGATTATCAATGAAAACAAAAGGATGATTGATCATGGTCACATCGCTACTTGTGGGGGAATATCGGCAGGAATTGATCTTAGCTTACATGTGGTGAAAAAATTTCATGGAAATCAAATAAGTGAAAAAACACAATCTTATATGGAATACGGAGAATGGAAAAATGAGCCATCAAGAGACTGA